The genomic stretch CCTCACCATAGTATTGAAACTTGAATCAAACCATTGTTTTCAAGCAAGTGAGGAGTATATGAGCCCCCTTTTCAGCAAGTCCAATGACGACTGGTTTCTCCCGGAAGACGTTCGCAAGCAGTTGCTCAAGACCTTTGACAGCCTCAAGAACACCGTCGTGCTCGAAACATTCGCCCAACCCGGCGAAAATGACGAGTTCGCCGAATACATGAACAAATTCTGCCGTGATCTGGCAAAACTCACCGACAAGATAGTTGTCAGGGAACACGAGATTCCGTCGGCTCGCGCCGAAGAGTTGGGCGTGACCGCATCTCCGACCCTCTGCATCAATCCGGACGACTACTATATTCGTTTTCTCGGCGCCCCGGTGGGGGAAGAAGGCAAGGCGTTCATCACCGCCATTGTCCTTGTGTCGCTCGGTATGCATGGGTTGTCCGACGTTTCCGGGCCGTTGCTTGAACAACTGAACGAAGAGCGGATGGTGCAGGTTTTCGTCAGCCCGACCTGCCCGTACTGCCCCGGTCAATCCATGAGCGCCATCAAGGGCGCCATTGCCAAGCCGGGACTGATCAAGGCCGAGATCGTGGAAATGAACGAAAACCCGGAACTGACCAAGCGGTACAATGTCGGGTCGGTTCCGCATACCATCATCAATGACGGCGCACACAGCGCGTTGGGGCTGATGCCCGAGGAGCGTTTCATTGTCGAAATGATCTATCTCAAGGATGCAGAGGAATTGCTCGCTGAAGGCGCGCTGCCCGGCATGGACGGCAAACATATCCCATCCCAGTACGGGAACATTGAACCGGGTGAAGTGGATCTCGTGATCATCGGAGCCGGCCCCGCCGGACTGACGGCCGGGATATACGCCATCCGAGCGGGATTGACGGCCGTGGTTCTTGAGAAGAACATTGTCGGCGGTCAGGTGGCGTTGACCCCCGTGGTCGAAAACTATCCCGGATTTGCCAATGTCCCCGGCAAGCAGCTCATGGATATCATGAGCGAGCACGCCCGCGAGTACACCCCTGTTCATGAAGGCGAAGGTGTTGAGTCCATCCAAATGGGCGACCCGGAAAAGGATGAGCCCATGATCATCACCACCAATCGCGGCCAATACACCACCAAGGGAATCATCCTTTCCACCGGTGCCGTGTACCGCCAGCTTGGTGCCCCGGGCGAAACCCGCTACTTCGGGCGCGGCATCAACTACTGCGCCTCCTGCGACGGCTATCTGTACAAGGGCAAGAAGGTCGCCATCATCGGCGGCGGTAATACCGCACTGACCGATGCCCTCCACCTGAAGAACCTTGGTGTGGATGTCACCATCATCCACCGCCGGGATACGTTCCGCGCCCAGCAATCATTGCAGGATTCCATCGAACACGAAGGGATTCCCGTTCTCTGGAATACCGTCGTCGAAGAAATTCAGGGCGACGAGATGCGCGTGAACAATCTGCAACTTCGCAATATCAAAGACGGCACCATGACCAACCTATCCGTAGACGGCGCATTCATCGCCATCGGGCAGGTACCCACCACGGACCTGGCAAAGGAAATGGGTGTGACCATCAAGGAAGACGGATATGTGGAGGTGGACACAACCATGCGCACCAATATCCCGAGAGTCTATGCTGCCGGTGACATCACCGGCGGGCTGCAACAAATTGTCACAGCCATTGGTGAAGGGTCCATCGCGGCCATGAGCGCCTTTGAAGACCTGAGCCACCCCTACTGGAAAAAATAGTCACTGAATCCGAT from Pseudodesulfovibrio profundus encodes the following:
- a CDS encoding FAD-dependent oxidoreductase, with translation MSPLFSKSNDDWFLPEDVRKQLLKTFDSLKNTVVLETFAQPGENDEFAEYMNKFCRDLAKLTDKIVVREHEIPSARAEELGVTASPTLCINPDDYYIRFLGAPVGEEGKAFITAIVLVSLGMHGLSDVSGPLLEQLNEERMVQVFVSPTCPYCPGQSMSAIKGAIAKPGLIKAEIVEMNENPELTKRYNVGSVPHTIINDGAHSALGLMPEERFIVEMIYLKDAEELLAEGALPGMDGKHIPSQYGNIEPGEVDLVIIGAGPAGLTAGIYAIRAGLTAVVLEKNIVGGQVALTPVVENYPGFANVPGKQLMDIMSEHAREYTPVHEGEGVESIQMGDPEKDEPMIITTNRGQYTTKGIILSTGAVYRQLGAPGETRYFGRGINYCASCDGYLYKGKKVAIIGGGNTALTDALHLKNLGVDVTIIHRRDTFRAQQSLQDSIEHEGIPVLWNTVVEEIQGDEMRVNNLQLRNIKDGTMTNLSVDGAFIAIGQVPTTDLAKEMGVTIKEDGYVEVDTTMRTNIPRVYAAGDITGGLQQIVTAIGEGSIAAMSAFEDLSHPYWKK